A DNA window from Agarivorans sp. TSD2052 contains the following coding sequences:
- the acnB gene encoding bifunctional aconitate hydratase 2/2-methylisocitrate dehydratase: protein MLESYRKHVEERAVEGIVPKPLDAEQTAGLVELLKAPPAGEEAFLLDLLANRIPPGVDEAAYVKAGFLAAIASGEVSSPIVSPAYATELLGTMQGGYNIEPLISLLDNAELAPIAVTALSRTLLMFDSFHDVEEKAKAGNSFAQQVMQSWADADWFLKRPQVAEKSTLTVFKVTGETNTDDLSPAPDAWSRPDIPLHALAMLKNARDGIEPDQAGSIGPMKQIEALKQKGHPLVYVGDVVGTGSSRKSATNSVLWLMGDDIPNVPNKRGGGFCLGGKIAPIFFNTMEDAGALPIELDVETLNMGDVIDIYPFTGEVKKAGTDEVVSTFELKTDVLLDEVRAGGRIPLIIGRGLTDRARTSLGLAPSEVFKRPQDVAASSKGFTLAQKMVGKACGVAGIRPGQYCEPKMTTVGSQDTTGPMTRDELKDLACLGFSADLTMQSFCHTAAYPKPVDVTTHHTLPDFIMNRGGVSLRPGDGVIHSWLNRMLLPDTVGTGGDSHTRFPIGISFPAGSGLVAFAAATGVMPLDMPESILVRFKGEMKPGITLRDLVHAIPYAAIKNGLLTVEKKGKKNAFSGRILEIEGLENLKVEQAFELSDASAERSAAGCTIKLAKEPIIEYLNSNIVMLKWMIAEGYGDRRTIERRITAMQEWIANPELMESDKDAEYAEIIEIDLADISEPVLCAPNDPDDARLLSEVAGQQIDEVFLGSCMTNIGHFRAAGKLLDKHTGSLPTRMWVAPPTRMDQKQLTEEGYYGIYGRVGARTEIPGCSLCMGNQARVADNSTVVSTSTRNFPNRLGTGANVYLASAELAAVSAILGKLPTPEEYLEYAKQIDATAADTYRYLNFDQISDYTKVADEVIIQAAV, encoded by the coding sequence GTGCTAGAAAGCTACCGCAAACACGTCGAAGAGCGTGCTGTTGAAGGTATTGTACCTAAACCCCTCGATGCTGAACAAACTGCAGGATTAGTAGAGTTATTAAAAGCTCCGCCAGCGGGTGAAGAGGCATTTTTACTAGATTTATTAGCTAACCGAATTCCACCAGGTGTTGATGAAGCTGCTTATGTAAAAGCGGGCTTTCTTGCCGCCATTGCTTCAGGTGAGGTAAGTTCGCCGATCGTATCTCCTGCTTATGCTACTGAGTTATTAGGTACCATGCAGGGCGGTTACAATATCGAGCCACTGATCTCATTATTAGATAACGCAGAGCTAGCGCCGATTGCTGTTACAGCATTATCTCGCACCTTATTGATGTTTGATTCTTTTCATGATGTGGAAGAAAAAGCCAAAGCGGGTAATAGTTTCGCTCAGCAAGTTATGCAAAGTTGGGCTGACGCCGATTGGTTCTTAAAACGCCCTCAAGTGGCCGAGAAATCAACCCTTACCGTGTTTAAAGTGACCGGTGAAACTAACACCGATGATTTGTCTCCAGCCCCTGATGCATGGTCTCGCCCAGATATTCCTCTACATGCTTTAGCGATGCTAAAAAATGCCCGTGACGGTATCGAACCTGATCAAGCTGGCAGCATTGGCCCTATGAAGCAAATCGAAGCCCTTAAACAAAAAGGTCATCCTTTGGTTTATGTGGGGGATGTGGTCGGTACTGGTTCATCACGTAAATCAGCGACTAACTCTGTGCTGTGGTTAATGGGCGATGATATCCCCAATGTACCTAACAAGCGTGGCGGTGGATTCTGCTTAGGCGGTAAAATTGCACCTATCTTCTTTAACACAATGGAAGATGCCGGCGCGTTGCCGATTGAACTCGACGTAGAAACCTTGAACATGGGCGATGTTATCGACATTTACCCATTTACTGGCGAAGTGAAAAAAGCCGGAACCGATGAAGTGGTTTCAACTTTTGAGCTAAAAACCGACGTATTACTTGATGAAGTGCGTGCTGGTGGCCGTATTCCACTGATTATCGGCCGTGGTTTAACTGACCGTGCTCGTACCTCACTTGGATTGGCTCCTTCAGAAGTCTTTAAACGCCCGCAAGACGTGGCTGCTTCAAGCAAGGGCTTCACCCTAGCGCAAAAAATGGTGGGTAAAGCCTGTGGTGTAGCGGGTATTCGTCCTGGTCAATATTGTGAACCGAAGATGACGACCGTGGGTTCACAAGACACAACCGGCCCAATGACCCGTGATGAGCTAAAAGATTTAGCCTGTTTAGGTTTCTCTGCAGACTTAACCATGCAGTCTTTCTGTCATACCGCGGCTTATCCTAAGCCGGTAGATGTGACCACTCACCATACCCTACCAGACTTTATAATGAATCGTGGCGGCGTATCATTGCGTCCTGGAGATGGTGTCATTCACTCTTGGTTAAACCGCATGTTATTGCCTGATACCGTTGGTACGGGGGGCGATTCGCATACTCGTTTCCCAATTGGTATTTCGTTCCCTGCGGGCTCTGGTTTGGTGGCGTTTGCCGCGGCAACCGGTGTTATGCCACTAGACATGCCTGAATCTATTTTGGTTCGCTTTAAAGGTGAAATGAAACCAGGTATTACTTTACGTGATTTAGTACATGCCATTCCTTATGCTGCGATTAAAAATGGTTTGTTAACCGTTGAGAAGAAAGGTAAGAAAAATGCCTTCTCTGGCCGCATTTTAGAAATCGAAGGCTTAGAAAACCTAAAAGTTGAGCAAGCCTTTGAATTGTCTGATGCTTCAGCTGAGCGCAGTGCCGCAGGTTGTACCATTAAGTTGGCTAAAGAGCCAATCATTGAGTACTTAAACTCTAACATTGTTATGTTGAAGTGGATGATCGCTGAGGGGTATGGTGACCGTCGTACTATTGAGCGCCGTATCACTGCTATGCAAGAGTGGATCGCTAACCCTGAGTTGATGGAATCGGATAAAGACGCTGAATATGCTGAAATTATCGAAATCGATCTCGCCGACATCTCTGAGCCAGTATTGTGTGCGCCAAACGATCCTGATGATGCACGCTTGCTGTCTGAAGTGGCCGGTCAACAGATTGATGAAGTGTTCTTGGGTTCTTGTATGACTAACATTGGTCACTTCCGCGCAGCGGGTAAGTTACTGGATAAACATACCGGTTCTTTGCCAACACGTATGTGGGTTGCACCGCCAACACGTATGGACCAAAAGCAGTTAACTGAAGAAGGTTACTACGGTATTTATGGACGTGTAGGTGCGCGTACTGAGATCCCAGGTTGTTCACTGTGTATGGGTAACCAAGCACGAGTGGCTGATAACTCGACGGTGGTATCTACCTCTACGCGTAACTTCCCGAATCGCTTAGGTACGGGTGCCAATGTTTACCTTGCATCAGCTGAATTAGCCGCAGTGTCGGCTATTTTGGGCAAGCTGCCAACTCCTGAAGAATACCTAGAGTATGCGAAACAAATTGATGCTACCGCAGCCGATACTTACCGTTACTTGAACTTTGATCAAATTAGCGACTACACAAAAGTAGCCGATGAAGTGATTATTCAAGCAGCGGTATAG